A window of Holophagales bacterium contains these coding sequences:
- a CDS encoding ABC transporter ATP-binding protein yields MAAPLEARFVRRFRGGPAISADLVLPGGDGPVTVLFGPSGSGKTTVLRALAGLDRPDEGTIVQGDETWLDTARGVFVPARRRRVGLLFQDYALFPHLTARQNVAFGLHRTGSAERARRTAEVLALLKLDGLGDRRPAELSGGQRQRVALARAIAPSPRLLLLDEPLSALDAPTREELRGDLRALLLRLGVPAIVVTHDRIEALALGDRMAVMVDGGIRQHGRVADVFERPADRDVARCVGVDTVLAGRVVEAAEDLATVEAHGLRLAAVDRGLRGDVWALLRAEDVTLEQGGGARSSARNHLPGIVASVTSEGPLVRVVLTCAGTRLSALITRASRTELALAEGAEVFAVIKAPSIHLVPRT; encoded by the coding sequence ATGGCCGCACCGCTCGAAGCCCGCTTCGTAAGGCGGTTCCGGGGAGGGCCGGCGATCTCCGCCGACCTCGTCCTCCCCGGCGGCGACGGCCCCGTGACGGTCCTCTTCGGCCCCTCGGGTTCCGGAAAGACGACCGTCCTTCGCGCTCTCGCGGGCCTCGACCGCCCCGACGAGGGAACGATCGTTCAGGGGGACGAGACCTGGCTCGACACGGCACGAGGCGTCTTCGTCCCAGCCCGCCGCCGCAGGGTCGGGCTCCTCTTCCAGGACTACGCCCTCTTCCCGCACCTCACGGCACGCCAGAACGTCGCATTCGGCCTGCACCGAACCGGGAGCGCCGAACGGGCGCGGCGGACGGCGGAGGTGCTCGCGCTGCTCAAGCTCGACGGCCTCGGCGATCGGCGTCCGGCGGAGCTCTCGGGCGGCCAGAGGCAGAGGGTCGCCCTCGCCCGTGCCATCGCCCCCTCTCCCCGGCTGCTCCTTCTGGACGAACCGCTCTCGGCTCTGGATGCGCCGACCCGCGAGGAGCTCCGCGGGGATCTGCGAGCGCTCCTCCTGCGGCTCGGCGTCCCGGCCATCGTCGTCACGCACGACCGTATCGAGGCGCTTGCCCTCGGCGACCGGATGGCGGTCATGGTCGACGGAGGGATTCGGCAGCACGGCCGGGTGGCCGACGTTTTCGAACGGCCGGCAGACCGGGACGTGGCGCGCTGCGTCGGCGTCGACACGGTCCTCGCAGGGCGTGTCGTCGAGGCCGCCGAGGACCTCGCCACCGTCGAGGCGCACGGCCTGCGCCTCGCGGCCGTCGATCGCGGCCTCCGGGGAGACGTCTGGGCCCTCCTCCGCGCTGAGGACGTCACCCTCGAACAAGGCGGCGGCGCCCGGAGCAGCGCCCGAAACCACCTCCCCGGCATCGTCGCGTCCGTCACCTCAGAGGGACCCCTCGTGAGGGTCGTCCTCACCTGCGCGGGCACCCGCCTCTCGGCCCTCATCACCCGTGCCTCCCGAACCGAGCTCGCCCTGGCGGAAGGCGCGGAGGTCTTCGCCGTCATCAAGGCGCCATCGATCCACCTCGTGCCGCGGACGTGA
- the modB gene encoding molybdate ABC transporter permease subunit, with product MSVDVPALLLSVKLSAATAAVLVALGLPLAAWLAFSTARWKPLVEAVVALPIVLPPTVLGFYVLLLLGPNGPVGRAVESLFGARLPFTFEGLLVASVLYSLPFAVQPFAASFAAVDRSLLEAAASLGASPFETFRRVVLPLSRAGVVTGIVLSFAHTLGEFGVVLMIGGNIPGETRTVSVAIYDHVQALDYDSAGATSLVLLAVSFAVLAATYALQRRTVSAWPHRSKPAS from the coding sequence CTGAGCGTCGACGTTCCAGCCCTTCTTCTCAGCGTGAAGCTCTCGGCCGCCACCGCGGCCGTGCTGGTCGCGCTCGGTCTGCCGCTGGCCGCCTGGCTCGCGTTCTCGACCGCCCGATGGAAACCGCTCGTCGAGGCCGTCGTCGCCCTTCCGATCGTCCTCCCCCCGACCGTTCTCGGCTTCTACGTCCTCCTCCTCCTCGGCCCGAACGGGCCCGTCGGCCGCGCGGTCGAGTCGCTCTTCGGAGCCCGGCTCCCCTTCACGTTCGAGGGGCTCCTCGTCGCCTCCGTCCTCTACAGCCTTCCGTTCGCGGTCCAGCCGTTCGCCGCGTCGTTCGCGGCGGTCGACCGGTCGCTGCTCGAGGCCGCCGCCTCTCTCGGCGCCTCCCCTTTCGAGACCTTTCGCCGGGTCGTCCTACCCCTTTCGCGCGCCGGGGTCGTCACGGGCATCGTCCTGTCGTTCGCCCACACCCTCGGCGAGTTCGGGGTCGTTCTGATGATCGGCGGCAACATCCCGGGGGAGACCCGGACCGTCTCCGTCGCCATCTACGATCACGTCCAGGCGCTCGACTACGACTCCGCAGGAGCCACGTCGCTGGTGCTCCTCGCCGTCTCCTTCGCCGTCCTCGCCGCCACGTACGCCCTGCAGCGCCGAACCGTCTCCGCATGGCCGCACCGCTCGAAGCCCGCTTCGTAA
- a CDS encoding substrate-binding domain-containing protein — translation MTPSRRTAPRARNAGRSAPEAAGAGVTIREVAQAAGVSVATVSRVVNGTAVVKDETRLRVEAEVARLRYSPNAAARSLITNRTNTIGVVLPDMWGEYFSEVIHGIDLTARQAGYHVLVSSSHSDVAETRAVLRAMHGRVDGVIVMSPNASPRELEGCLPPSLPVVFLNSAPGGALQPALNVDNRGGARAMVTHLLDLGHRRLAFVTGPASNFDAAERRRGCRDALRAAGRPPEALIELEGDFGEESGQAAGEAIVRLSPRPTAIFAANDSMAIGILFALRRAGVRVPEEIAVAGFDDIPIARFASPPLSTVRLDIRTLGERALARLLVEVSGDGASHAAREVLPIRLVLRDSTGRRGAVTTTGPCPVAPASHPASDRASDRRRKAS, via the coding sequence ATGACCCCGAGTCGCCGAACCGCCCCCCGAGCCAGGAACGCCGGACGCAGCGCGCCCGAGGCGGCCGGCGCCGGCGTCACGATCCGGGAGGTGGCGCAGGCCGCCGGGGTTTCCGTCGCCACCGTCTCCCGCGTCGTCAACGGGACGGCCGTGGTGAAGGACGAGACGCGGTTGCGCGTCGAGGCGGAAGTCGCGCGCCTCCGGTATTCGCCGAACGCGGCGGCCCGGAGCCTCATCACGAACCGGACGAACACGATCGGCGTCGTCCTGCCCGACATGTGGGGTGAGTATTTCTCCGAGGTCATCCACGGCATCGACCTCACCGCGAGGCAGGCCGGGTATCACGTCCTCGTCTCCTCGTCCCACAGCGACGTCGCCGAGACCCGGGCCGTTCTCCGGGCGATGCACGGTCGGGTCGACGGCGTGATCGTCATGTCCCCGAACGCCTCGCCCCGCGAGCTCGAGGGGTGTCTCCCTCCCTCGCTTCCGGTGGTCTTCCTGAACTCGGCTCCCGGGGGAGCGCTCCAGCCCGCGCTGAACGTCGACAACCGGGGAGGGGCGCGCGCCATGGTGACGCACCTCCTGGACCTCGGCCACCGGCGCCTCGCCTTCGTCACGGGCCCGGCGTCGAACTTCGATGCCGCCGAGCGTCGCCGGGGATGCCGGGACGCCCTCCGTGCCGCGGGACGGCCGCCGGAGGCGCTCATCGAGCTCGAAGGGGACTTCGGCGAGGAGTCGGGCCAGGCGGCGGGAGAGGCCATCGTCAGGCTCTCGCCGCGGCCGACCGCGATCTTCGCGGCGAACGACTCGATGGCGATCGGCATCCTGTTCGCGCTCCGGCGCGCGGGCGTGCGGGTCCCGGAGGAGATCGCCGTCGCGGGCTTCGACGACATCCCGATCGCGCGCTTCGCGAGCCCGCCGCTCTCGACGGTACGCCTCGACATCCGCACCCTCGGCGAGCGGGCGCTGGCCCGGCTCCTGGTCGAGGTGTCGGGGGACGGAGCCTCGCACGCGGCCCGCGAGGTCCTTCCGATCCGCCTCGTCCTCCGGGATTCGACCGGACGCCGCGGGGCGGTCACCACGACCGGGCCGTGTCCCGTCGCGCCCGCTTCCCATCCCGCATCCGACAGAGCATCCGATCGAAGGAGGAAGGCATCATGA
- a CDS encoding carboxypeptidase regulatory-like domain-containing protein has protein sequence MRGTVTDSAGTDPRRHGLAVNTASGTRSSAAVAVNGTYVLVVPAGRYEVAVATGAHEPWKKAIQVGVGQSLTQDIALKPGKLAAEVSVVATSAEAQVSGSRRRSGRTSARTSSRCFLSRRGTS, from the coding sequence GTGCGGGGTACGGTCACCGACTCCGCAGGGACCGATCCCCGGCGTCACGGTCTGGCCGTGAACACCGCGTCCGGCACGAGATCCTCGGCAGCGGTCGCGGTGAACGGCACGTACGTTCTCGTCGTCCCGGCCGGGAGGTACGAGGTCGCCGTCGCCACCGGCGCCCACGAGCCCTGGAAGAAGGCGATTCAGGTCGGCGTCGGCCAGAGCCTGACGCAGGACATCGCGCTGAAGCCCGGCAAGCTCGCCGCGGAGGTCTCGGTCGTCGCCACGTCGGCCGAGGCCCAGGTGAGCGGATCACGTCGGAGATCGGGACGAACGTCGGCACGGACCAGCTCCAGATGCTTCCTCAGTCGTCGCGGAACTTCCTGA